The following coding sequences lie in one Kamptonema formosum PCC 6407 genomic window:
- a CDS encoding non-ribosomal peptide synthetase: protein MSDRYSYKLSPMQQGMLFHHLKAEQSGVDIEQVLCHLHHDLNVAVFQQAWDLVIERHTTLRTSFGWSETGEPLQTVHPQVNIVIELQDWRNLSESDRTQSLPTYLQSDRQRGFTLAEPPLMRLALFQQGEADYQLIWTFHHILLDSHAIATVLKEVFTFYEALSQKQELQLAAPYPYQDYIEWLQKQDLSPAETYWKQTFKGFSTPTPLIVDRPSVQDSIQANRIIETIRVSPSITSSLKALYPANKIALNTIILAVWALLLSRYSSEEEVLFGHTRTCRQGTLKGAETMVGFLSNSLPLRVNVSPEKTIKNWLEALQNQLEKLQDYEHTPLIEAIAWSDISSGTSLFESLVTFEDEPINSLLQGQGGDWVKREFQLLEQTNFPLNLYGYGGEELLLKIEADAQRFDGDTIVRMLGHLKTLLENIAANLDRPLKELQLLTVAEKEQLCQWNQTQTEHTNYCVHQLFEQQVERTPDAIAITFPSQSPDSYLTYQQLNERANQLADYLQELGIGPDILVAVCLERSLEMAIAILGILKAGGAYVPIDPAYPPERLTFMLTDTQAPVILTQSQLVDNLPSHQAKTICLDTDWSTLSQKSKTNPINRANPHNLTYVIYTSGSTGKPKGVALEHRGLVNLILWQLQNSGLSVQAKTLQFASLSFDVSFQEIFSTLCAGGTLVFITEELRRDAGKLLSFLMAQSVERLFLPFIALQHLAEAAQTYELVPTTLREIVTAGEQLQISPAISYLFSQIKNATLHNHYGPSESHVVTAFTLTGSPTNWPALPSIGRPISNTQMYVLDRYLQKVPVGVPGELYIGGVNLARGYLHRPDLTDEKFIANPFLEELESKDFNSRLYKTGDLARYLPDGNIEYLGRIDNQVKVRGFRIELGEIETALATHSAVKQVVVTAREDEPGNKRLVAYLVLNTEQQIAISDWRKFLLEKLPDYMIPSIFITLDRLPQTPSGKIDRRSLPAPDMQRPHLEQSYAAPQNHWESILANIWCKLLKFEQVGIDDNFFELGGNSLLSLQVVAKVRQELNIDLPVVKVFQYPTISDLAKYLSSQGKNEVSASEQFQERGDKQKSAMARFRPTRK from the coding sequence ATGAGCGATCGCTATTCCTATAAACTATCACCCATGCAACAGGGGATGCTGTTTCACCACCTCAAGGCGGAACAATCCGGGGTGGATATTGAACAGGTACTCTGTCATCTTCATCACGATCTTAACGTTGCAGTTTTCCAACAAGCTTGGGATCTCGTCATTGAGAGACATACTACCTTAAGAACTAGCTTTGGGTGGTCGGAAACAGGGGAACCGTTGCAAACAGTACATCCCCAAGTAAACATAGTAATCGAACTTCAAGACTGGCGAAACTTATCGGAGAGCGATCGCACTCAATCTCTCCCTACCTATCTGCAAAGCGATCGTCAACGTGGTTTTACTCTAGCAGAACCTCCCTTGATGCGTCTAGCCTTGTTCCAGCAAGGCGAGGCTGACTACCAGCTAATTTGGACATTCCATCATATTTTACTAGATAGTCACGCGATCGCCACTGTCTTAAAAGAAGTTTTCACTTTTTATGAGGCTTTGTCTCAAAAACAAGAATTACAACTAGCCGCACCCTATCCTTATCAAGACTACATCGAATGGTTACAAAAGCAGGATCTATCGCCAGCCGAAACCTACTGGAAACAAACCTTTAAAGGCTTCAGTACACCCACTCCGCTAATAGTCGATCGCCCCTCTGTTCAAGATAGTATTCAAGCCAATCGGATAATAGAAACAATTCGAGTTTCACCCTCTATTACTTCTAGCTTAAAAGCTTTATACCCAGCCAATAAGATCGCTCTCAATACGATTATTTTAGCAGTGTGGGCACTGCTACTCAGTCGCTATAGTAGTGAAGAAGAAGTCTTATTTGGTCATACTAGAACTTGTCGCCAAGGAACCCTCAAAGGTGCAGAAACAATGGTGGGTTTCTTGAGCAATTCTCTACCTTTACGAGTCAATGTCTCACCAGAAAAAACCATAAAAAATTGGCTAGAAGCGCTCCAAAATCAATTGGAAAAATTGCAAGACTACGAACATACTCCTTTGATTGAAGCGATTGCTTGGAGCGATATTTCCAGTGGAACTTCTTTATTTGAAAGCCTTGTCACCTTTGAAGATGAACCGATTAACTCGCTCTTACAAGGTCAAGGTGGTGATTGGGTTAAGCGCGAATTTCAACTCCTAGAACAAACTAATTTTCCCCTCAATCTTTACGGATACGGTGGCGAAGAACTTTTACTCAAAATTGAAGCGGATGCTCAACGCTTTGATGGCGATACAATAGTTAGAATGCTAGGGCATCTGAAAACTTTACTAGAAAATATAGCCGCTAATCTCGATCGCCCCCTAAAGGAATTACAGTTACTAACTGTAGCTGAAAAAGAGCAATTATGTCAATGGAATCAAACCCAAACAGAGCATACGAACTACTGCGTTCACCAATTGTTTGAGCAACAGGTAGAACGTACACCTGATGCTATTGCTATTACCTTCCCTTCCCAATCTCCTGACTCTTATTTAACCTATCAACAACTCAATGAACGAGCTAATCAACTCGCCGATTACTTACAGGAATTAGGCATCGGGCCCGATATCTTAGTTGCCGTTTGTCTGGAACGATCTTTAGAAATGGCGATCGCGATTTTAGGTATTCTGAAAGCAGGCGGTGCTTATGTTCCCATAGATCCAGCTTACCCTCCAGAAAGGTTAACATTTATGTTAACTGATACCCAAGCCCCTGTCATTCTTACTCAGTCCCAATTAGTTGACAATTTACCCTCCCATCAAGCTAAAACTATTTGCTTAGATACAGACTGGTCAACCCTCAGCCAAAAAAGCAAAACTAACCCCATTAATCGAGCTAATCCTCATAACTTAACCTATGTAATTTATACATCTGGATCGACTGGTAAACCGAAAGGTGTAGCTTTAGAACATCGAGGTTTAGTTAACTTAATTTTGTGGCAACTTCAAAACTCTGGTCTCAGCGTTCAAGCCAAAACTCTACAATTTGCTTCTCTGAGTTTTGATGTCTCATTTCAGGAGATTTTCTCAACTTTATGTGCTGGTGGAACCTTAGTTTTCATTACCGAAGAATTGCGGAGAGATGCGGGTAAATTATTAAGCTTCCTGATGGCACAATCAGTTGAAAGGCTTTTTCTTCCTTTTATTGCCTTACAGCACCTTGCAGAAGCGGCCCAAACCTACGAATTAGTTCCTACTACGCTGCGAGAAATAGTCACGGCGGGGGAACAATTACAAATTAGTCCGGCAATTTCTTACCTGTTTTCTCAGATCAAAAACGCCACATTGCACAATCATTACGGCCCTTCAGAAAGTCATGTAGTTACTGCTTTTACCTTAACAGGTTCGCCTACTAATTGGCCCGCACTTCCCTCTATTGGTCGCCCGATTAGTAATACTCAAATGTATGTACTAGATCGATACTTGCAAAAAGTACCAGTCGGTGTACCAGGGGAATTATATATTGGTGGGGTGAACTTAGCAAGGGGTTATCTCCATCGCCCCGACTTGACAGATGAAAAATTTATTGCTAATCCCTTTTTAGAGGAGTTGGAAAGCAAAGATTTCAACTCAAGACTTTATAAAACAGGGGATTTAGCTCGCTACCTTCCTGATGGAAATATTGAGTATCTGGGTCGGATTGACAATCAAGTTAAAGTGCGGGGATTCCGTATCGAATTAGGGGAAATAGAAACGGCACTAGCGACTCATTCCGCAGTTAAACAAGTGGTGGTAACAGCCCGCGAAGATGAACCCGGAAATAAACGCTTAGTAGCTTATCTTGTCCTGAATACTGAACAACAAATTGCCATTAGTGACTGGCGAAAGTTTCTCCTTGAGAAACTCCCAGACTATATGATTCCTTCAATATTTATCACCCTAGATCGCCTACCACAAACTCCTAGTGGCAAGATAGATCGCCGATCTCTTCCTGCGCCAGATATGCAGCGGCCGCACTTAGAACAGAGTTACGCGGCTCCGCAAAATCATTGGGAATCAATACTTGCCAATATCTGGTGCAAGCTGTTAAAATTTGAGCAGGTTGGTATTGATGATAATTTCTTCGAGCTTGGTGGTAATTCATTGCTCAGCCTTCAAGTAGTTGCCAAAGTCAGGCAAGAACTTAATATCGATCTACCAGTGGTAAAAGTATTTCAGTATCCTACTATCAGTGACTTGGCAAAATACCTCTCTAGTCAGGGAAAAAATGAGGTTTCTGCATCTGAACAGTTTCAAGAGCGAGGAGATAAACAAAAGTCAGCAATGGCTCGGTTTCGTCCTACTAGGAAGTGA